The Palleronia sp. THAF1 genome contains the following window.
CCCCACGTCCACCGTGTTGACGAACAGCGCAGAGCCCTGGAACCGCACCCGCTTGAAAGCGTCGTCCAGCGGGGCGTCGATGAACACCCGGTCGAAGAACGGTGCGCCTTTCAGCGCCTTCAATGAGGCATTCAGGAAGTCTTCCGCCGCCGCGTTCACCTCGACGATCAGATCATCCGCATCGACCACGAAGGCAGGCACGGGGATAGACGCCCAGATCGCGGCGCCATCGGTCATGCCGCCACCGCCGCGTTGAAAGCATCGGGCAACAGCCGCAAGATGACCTGGGGCTCCTCTGCCGTCAGCACCGCACGTTTGAGCGGCGTGCCGGGAACGGCGGCATCCAGATACCACCCCAAGTGCTTGCGCACGACCTTTGTGCCCAGCGTCTTCCCGTAGAAGCTGCACGACGCTTCAACGTGTCCAGCAATCAGGTCGATCAGGTCCGACCCTTGCGGGATACGCGGCGCGGGCGCACCGTACAGCGCCGCCGCGATCTCTGCGATGCGCCACGGGCGCCCCTGTATGCCGCGCCCGACCATGACGCCATCGGCTCCGCTGGCGGCCAGTGCTTTGTGCGCGTCGGATGGCGTCACGATGTCACCATTGGCGATAACCGGTACGTGCACCGCGTCCTTCACGGGACGGATCGCCGCCCAATCGGCGCGGCCCTTGTAGAACTGGCATCGCGTGCGCCCGTGAACTGTGATCATCCGCACGCCCGCCGCCTCTACCCGCTGCGCAATAGCGGCAGCGTTCAGTTGAGCATCATCCCAGCCCAGTCGCATCTTCAGCGTCACCGGCACATCGACCGCATTCACTACCGCTTCGATCAGGGACAACGCGTGGTCCGGCTCACGCATCAGCGCCGAGCCCGACAGTCCATTCGTCACCTTCTTGGCCGGACAGCCCATGTTGATATCGATGATCCGCGCGCCCGCAGCTTCGACCCGGCGGGCAGCCTCGGCCATCCAATGCGCCTCTCGCCCCGCGATCTGGACAGAGGTGCGGGCACGGGCCAGTCCCAGTTCTGCCCGCTCGACCGTTCCCGCGCGGCCTTGCACCATCTCTTGGCTGGCGACCATCTCTGACACAACCAGTCCCGCGCCGAAGCCCGCAACGATGTCGCGGAACGGCAAATCGGTTATACCGGCCATGGGGGCCAGGAAGACCGGGGGCGTCAGCCCCAAAGAAGCGAGTGCGTCGGACAATTTAGATCGGCTCCTGCCTAATCCTTGTGCGTCTGCCCAATCGCTTATCGGTGCAGGCGCTGGATGGCAATTTGCACCTGCGCGCTTTCCGGTGGAAAACAAAGGCTGCACAAATCTCAGGCAGATGGACTTGGGAGAGCGGGGCGAAGGGGCCAACATGGCGGATCTGAAGGTTGCAGCGGTGATCGTCGCGGCAGGGCGCGGAACACGCGCGGGCGGCGGCGTGCCGAAGCAATGGCGCGACCTTGGCGGGCTGACCGTCGCGGCGCGCAGTATCGCGGCGTTTCGCAATCATCCACGCGTCGGGCGTGTCGTTCTGGTGCTGCACCCAGATGACATGGGGCTGGCCGCGGGCTGGTTGGGACATGCCGACATGGCTGTCGTCGCCGGCGGGGCCACACGCGCGCAATCCGTCGGCGCGGGGCTGGCGGCGCTGGCGGAAGACACACCGGATCGCGTGCTGATCCACGACGTCGCGCGCCCACTGGTCTCTGCCATGCTCATCGACCGGGTGATCGACGCGCTGGATACCGCACCCGGCGCGGCCCCCGCGCTCGCCGTGACGGATGCGCTGTGGACGGGCGACGCTGGCCGCGTCACCGGGACGCAGGATCGCGAAGGCCTGTGGCGCGCGCAGACCCCGCAGGGCTTCCACTTCGCCCCGATCCTTGCCGCCCATCGGACCGCGCCCGCCGATGCCGCCGATGATGTGGCCGTCGCCCGCGCCGCCGGGCTGGACGTTTCCATCGTCGAGGGCGAAGAGAGGAACCTGAAGATCACCGCCGCGACGGATTTTGCGCGCGCGGAAAGCTACTTGGGGGACGCCATGGATATCCGCTGCGGCAACGGCTTCGACGTGCACGCCTTCACCGAAGGCGACGCCGTGATCCTGTGCGGCGTCAGCATCCCCCATACCCATGCCCTGCTGGGCCATTCCGATGCCGACGTGGGCATGCACACCGTCACTGACGCCATCTACGGTGCGCTGGCCGAGGGCGACATCGGCCGCCATTTCCCGCCCTTCGATCCGCAGTGGAAAGGCGCCGCGTCCGACATCTTCTTGCGCCACGCGGCGGAACTGGCGGTAAGCCGCGGGTTTGTAGTGTCGAACGTGGACCTGACGCTGATTTGCGAAGCGCCCAAGATCGGACCGCACGCTATCGCGATGGCGCAAACGCTGGCACAGATCATCGGGATCGACGCCGACCGCGTGTCCGTCAAGGCCACCACAAGCGAAGGTCTGGGATTTCCGGGCCGCAAGGAAGGGATCGCCGCAATGGCCACCGTAACGCTGGTTTCCGCATGAGCCGGATCATCGCCACCTTCTTCTACTCGGGCCTGCTGAAGCCTGCACCGGGCACATGGGGTTCGCTCGCCGCCTTGCCCGCGTTCTACATCCTGCACGTGTTGGGCGGGCCGATCCTGTGCATCATCGGCATCGCTGTCGTCTTCGCCGCAGGGCTGTGGGCCACCGGCGTGCAGACCGCATCGGGCGACGTGAAAGACCCCGGCTGGATCGTCATCGACGAGGTGGCGGGCCAGTGGATTGCCCTGTTGCCGCTGTCGCTGGGCGCTGCGCATGTGAACATGCCCATTACCGCCCTCTGGCCCGGCTGGATCGCGGCCTTCCTGCTGTTTCGCCTGTTCGACATCTGGAAGCCCGGCCCCATCGGCTGGGCGGATCGCAAGGGCGGCCCCATGGGCGTGATGCTGGATGACGTGATCGCCGGCGTCTTCGCCGCGATCTGCGTGGTGATCCTGGCGGCGATCGCGCACGGACTTTTGGTGTGAGCCTCGCCGCGCAACTTCTTGATGAGGCACGCAGAAAGGGCGTTCGGATCGCGACGGCGGAAAGCTGTACGGGCGGCCTGATCTCTGCCGCGATCACGGATCCTGCAGGCGCATCGGACGTGTTCGACTACGGCTTCGTTACTTATTCCAACGGTGCGAAACAGAAGCTGCTCGGCGTCTGGTCCGAGACGCTGGAGATGTTCGGCGCCGTCTCGGAAGAGGTCGCGCGCGAGATGGCGCGCGGCGCACGGACCCGCGCGCGCGCGACAATTGCGGTGTCGGTCACGGGCATCGCCGGGCCCGGTGGATCGGAAACGAAACCGGAGGGCCGCGTTTGCTTCGGCCTGTCCGGGCCGCGCGGCACGCGGACCGAAACGGTCGAGTTCGGCGCATTGGGCCGCGACCAGGTGCGCGCGGCGACACGGGATCACGCGCTGGAATTGCTGCTGGCAGAGGTTCGCGCGCTGCCCTGATCGGCGGCAAGCACAGCTATACGCGCCCAAATATCGGGCAGTTATCGCATTGCCGAAAATTGCAGCAGTCCGGCGCTTCCAAATCAGGCACCCGCCCGTTCTATCCCCATCCACAAATTCCAAGGGAGAGAGGGACACCCCATGGTCGGAGCCGACACCGCCTGGATCATCGTCGCAACGGCGCTGGTTCTATTCATGACATTGCCGGGGCTTGCACTGTTCTACGGGGGCCTCGTACGCGCCCGCAACGTGCTGAGCGTCTTCATGCAATGCTACGCCATCGCCTGCCTGATGAGCGTTCTGTGGCTGGCCTTCGGCTACTCCATCGCCTTCGGTGACGGCGGCGCACTGTGGGGCGGCCTCGGCAAGATGTTCCTGATCGGCATCGACGCAGATACGTTGGCGGGCACCATCCCCGAAGTCCTGTTCTTCGCGTTCCAGATGACCTTCGCCATCATCACGCCCGCCCTGATCGTCGGCTGCTTCGTCGAACGCATCAGCTTTGGTTTCGTGCTGCTGTTCTCTGGCATCTGGATGCTGCTGGTCTACGCGCCCGTGGTTCACTGGATCTGGGGTGGCGGCATGATGGCCGACGGCGGCATCTTCGGAGAGATCGGCGTGCGCGACTTCGCGGGTGGCATCGTGGTCCATGAAACCGCCGGTCTGGCCGCTTTGGTCATCGCCGTCATGCTGGGCGCCCGCAAGGACCGCTCGAAGCCGCCGCACAACCCCGGCCTGGTGTTCATCGGTGCCGCGATGCTGTGGGTCGGCTGGTTCGGCTTCAATGGCGGCTCTCAGCTGGCCGCCGATGGCGGGGCCGCGATGGCGCTGACGGTCACGCATATCTCTGCCGCCACCGCATCGCTGACATGGGCGCTGTGGGAACGGATCAAATACGGCAAATCCAGCCTTGTGGGTATCGTCACCGGCACCATCGCGGGCCTAGCCTCGATCACGCCAGCGTCGGGCTTCGTCGGCCCGATCGAGGCTCTGATCATCGGTGCAGTCGCCGGTGTGCTGTGTCAGGAAGCCGTGAACCTGATCCGCAATCGCTTCGGCATCGACGACACGCTGGACGTCTTCGCGGTCCACGGCGTCGGCGGCATCTTCGGCACGATCATGATCGCGGTATTCGGTCAGGGCACGTGGGTTGCGCAATTGGGCGGGCTTGCCGTCGTCGGTGTCTTTACCGTCGTGATGACCGTCGCCATCGCGCTGGTCTGCAAAGCCATCGTCGGAATGCGGGTGCACGAAGAGGCCGAGACAAGCGGTCTCGACCTGACGCTGCATGGCGAACGCGCCTACGACATCACCTCCTGATGGATCGGAGGGCGGCCGCGCCGCCCTCTACTCCGGCCTTTCCGGGCCACGGCTTTCGACTACGTGTTCTTGCGTAATCAGTAAGGATACCGTTCCATGGACCCGCAGACCGAAGCCGCGTTGGGCACCACCCCGCTTCTACTGATCGCCGTGGGGTCCATCGCCCTTCTGCTGATCCTGATCATCCGCTTTCACCTGCACGCGTTCCTTGCGCTGATCGTTGTCAGCTTCCTGACTGCCTTTGCCGCTCGGGTGCCTGTGGATGAGATCCTTGACGTGCTCACCTCCGCCTTCTCCGACACGCTTGGATCGGTAGCCCTTCTGGTGGGCCTTGGGGCCATGCTGGGCCGGTTGCTGGAACGCTCAGGAGGTGCGCAAGCGCTATCGGACGCCCTGATCGCCCGGTTCGGAGAAGACCGTGCGCCGCTGGCGCTGGGCCTTGCATCGCTGGCCTTCGGCTTTCCGATTTTCTTCGATGCGGGCCTCGTGGTGATGCTGCCCATCATCTTTAGCGTGGCGCGACGCGTCGGCGGCGGACTGCTGGTTTACGCTCTTCCCGTCACCATCGCGTTCTCGGTCATGCATGCCTTCGTCGCGCCCCATCCCGGCCCCGTGGCCGCGGCGGAACTGGTCGGCGCAGAGATCGGCATTGTCACGCTGGTGGGCCTTGCCGTGGCGCTGCCCACCTGGGCCGTGGTCGGCTGGGGCGCGGGCACCGCAATGGGGCGCCGCGTGATCCGCGACATTCCCGACTTTCTGGGCCGCAAAGACCCGGACGAGGACGACCTGAACATCGATCCCCCATCGGCTGGCACAGTTCTGTGGTTGCTTATCCTGCCCATCGCGATCATCTTCGTGAACACCGGCCTCGACACCCTACGTGCTGCCGGGTTCGTGGACGGAAAGGCCGGTTGGTACACGCTGGCCCGGACCATCGGCGCCACGCCAGTTGCCCTGCTGATTGCCGTGCTCGTCGCGATCTATGTGCTGGGCGTGCGCCGCGGCATCCCGCTAGCGCGGATCGAGCCGCTGCTGAACGGCGCGCTTGGACCCATCTGCGCGATCATTCTGATCACCGGTGCGGGCGGTATGTTCGGCGGCGCGCTGGCAGCGTCTGGCATCGGCAGCGCGATTTCCGGCGTGTTCGAGGGCATCGGCCTGCCCGTCATCGTGTCCGGCTTCCTGCTGGCCTCTGTCCTGCGGATCGCTCAGGGGTCTGCGACCGTAGCGCTTATTACCTCTGCCGGTTTGATCGAACCCGCTCTGACAGAGGCCGGTGTCGAGGGCATCGCCCGCGCCGCCGTGGTCGCGGCCCTCGCCGCCGGATCGGTCGGCTACAGCCATGTGAACGATTCGGGATTCTGGCTGGTCAGCCGCTTCTTCGAGCTGGACGTGAAGACCACGCTCAAGACATGGACGGTGCTGGAAACCCTGGTCGCACTGGTGGCCTTTGCCATCGCCTGCGGGGTCTACGCGTTGGCTATTTAGGTCAGCGCAGCGACCACACGGTCGATGATCTGATCGGGCGACAGTTCGATATCCACCGTCACGGCCCGTTCGTCGGCGCCGGGCTCTTCCAGCGTCGCCAGTTGACTGTCGAGCAGGTCCACCGGCATGAAGTGGCGGTCGCGATGTTCCATACGGTCGATCAACGTCTCACGCGCCCCTCGCAGATAGACGAACACCACGTCGCCCGCTTTGCGCCGGATCAACTCGCGATAAATCCGTTTCAGCGCAGAGCATCCGATGATCGTGTCGGCGTCCAGTTCTTGCCCGACACGCTCCAGCCACGGCCAGCGGTCGCTGTCCACCAGCGGCACGCCTTCGGCCATTTTGTCGATATTGTCTTGCGGATGCAGCGCGTCGCCGTCGATATACGTCAGGCCCGTTCGCTCGGCCAACATCTCTCCGATGGTGGTCTTGCCGCAGCCCGACACGCCCATGACGACGATCGGGCCCGTTACACGATCACTCACTACCTCAACCCCAGTCATAGCCTTGTCTTCAGCCGTAACGCTTCGCGGCCTCACGCTCGAACGCGCGAACGATCCGTTGCATGGCATCGTTGAAGAACATCGACGCCGCCGAGCCAAGGATGCGGCTCTTGAAGGCGAAGTCCACGTCGAACTGTACCTCACAACCGCCATCGGCGTCGCGGAACTGCCATATGGATTCCATGTGGTGGAATGGGCCGTCCAGATAAGACGTGTCGATCTGCTTTTTCGCCGGGTCCAGCACAACGCGACTGCGGAATCGCTCACGGAAGACCTTGAACGAGATCACCAGATCGGCTTCCAGCACCTCTGTCTCACCCTCGTCGCGGCGTGAGGTGATGCGCGCGGCACCGATCCATGGAATGAACCCCGGATAGCTTTCCACGTCCGCGACAAGCGCGTACATCTGGTCGGCGGTATAGGGCAGCTTGCGGGTCTCAGAGTGCTTGGGCATATCGGTCCGGTGTCATCGCGTTCCAAGCGATGTCGGCCAGCACGCGCGCGAAATCAAGGGTGGCGGCATGACGCAAGACGATTACACGGTGTCCGAGATGATCTCGGCCAAATCCATTGCGGCCCGGATCGAGGCTCTCGCGCGCGAGATAGAGACGCATTTCGCCAGCACCGAGAAACTGGTCGTCGTGGGCCTGTTGCGCGGATCGTTCGTGTTCATCGCCGATCTGGTGCGCGAGTTGAAGCTGCCGGTAGAGGTCGATTTTCTCGAAGCCTCTTCCTACGGCAACGCGATGGAAAGCAGTCGCGAAGTGCGCGTTCTGAAAGACTTGTCCGGCGCCA
Protein-coding sequences here:
- the dusB gene encoding tRNA dihydrouridine synthase DusB gives rise to the protein MSDALASLGLTPPVFLAPMAGITDLPFRDIVAGFGAGLVVSEMVASQEMVQGRAGTVERAELGLARARTSVQIAGREAHWMAEAARRVEAAGARIIDINMGCPAKKVTNGLSGSALMREPDHALSLIEAVVNAVDVPVTLKMRLGWDDAQLNAAAIAQRVEAAGVRMITVHGRTRCQFYKGRADWAAIRPVKDAVHVPVIANGDIVTPSDAHKALAASGADGVMVGRGIQGRPWRIAEIAAALYGAPAPRIPQGSDLIDLIAGHVEASCSFYGKTLGTKVVRKHLGWYLDAAVPGTPLKRAVLTAEEPQVILRLLPDAFNAAVAA
- a CDS encoding bifunctional 2-C-methyl-D-erythritol 4-phosphate cytidylyltransferase/2-C-methyl-D-erythritol 2,4-cyclodiphosphate synthase is translated as MKVAAVIVAAGRGTRAGGGVPKQWRDLGGLTVAARSIAAFRNHPRVGRVVLVLHPDDMGLAAGWLGHADMAVVAGGATRAQSVGAGLAALAEDTPDRVLIHDVARPLVSAMLIDRVIDALDTAPGAAPALAVTDALWTGDAGRVTGTQDREGLWRAQTPQGFHFAPILAAHRTAPADAADDVAVARAAGLDVSIVEGEERNLKITAATDFARAESYLGDAMDIRCGNGFDVHAFTEGDAVILCGVSIPHTHALLGHSDADVGMHTVTDAIYGALAEGDIGRHFPPFDPQWKGAASDIFLRHAAELAVSRGFVVSNVDLTLICEAPKIGPHAIAMAQTLAQIIGIDADRVSVKATTSEGLGFPGRKEGIAAMATVTLVSA
- a CDS encoding phosphatidylglycerophosphatase A: MSRIIATFFYSGLLKPAPGTWGSLAALPAFYILHVLGGPILCIIGIAVVFAAGLWATGVQTASGDVKDPGWIVIDEVAGQWIALLPLSLGAAHVNMPITALWPGWIAAFLLFRLFDIWKPGPIGWADRKGGPMGVMLDDVIAGVFAAICVVILAAIAHGLLV
- a CDS encoding CinA family protein, producing the protein MSLAAQLLDEARRKGVRIATAESCTGGLISAAITDPAGASDVFDYGFVTYSNGAKQKLLGVWSETLEMFGAVSEEVAREMARGARTRARATIAVSVTGIAGPGGSETKPEGRVCFGLSGPRGTRTETVEFGALGRDQVRAATRDHALELLLAEVRALP
- a CDS encoding ammonium transporter, whose protein sequence is MVGADTAWIIVATALVLFMTLPGLALFYGGLVRARNVLSVFMQCYAIACLMSVLWLAFGYSIAFGDGGALWGGLGKMFLIGIDADTLAGTIPEVLFFAFQMTFAIITPALIVGCFVERISFGFVLLFSGIWMLLVYAPVVHWIWGGGMMADGGIFGEIGVRDFAGGIVVHETAGLAALVIAVMLGARKDRSKPPHNPGLVFIGAAMLWVGWFGFNGGSQLAADGGAAMALTVTHISAATASLTWALWERIKYGKSSLVGIVTGTIAGLASITPASGFVGPIEALIIGAVAGVLCQEAVNLIRNRFGIDDTLDVFAVHGVGGIFGTIMIAVFGQGTWVAQLGGLAVVGVFTVVMTVAIALVCKAIVGMRVHEEAETSGLDLTLHGERAYDITS
- a CDS encoding GntP family permease, whose amino-acid sequence is MDPQTEAALGTTPLLLIAVGSIALLLILIIRFHLHAFLALIVVSFLTAFAARVPVDEILDVLTSAFSDTLGSVALLVGLGAMLGRLLERSGGAQALSDALIARFGEDRAPLALGLASLAFGFPIFFDAGLVVMLPIIFSVARRVGGGLLVYALPVTIAFSVMHAFVAPHPGPVAAAELVGAEIGIVTLVGLAVALPTWAVVGWGAGTAMGRRVIRDIPDFLGRKDPDEDDLNIDPPSAGTVLWLLILPIAIIFVNTGLDTLRAAGFVDGKAGWYTLARTIGATPVALLIAVLVAIYVLGVRRGIPLARIEPLLNGALGPICAIILITGAGGMFGGALAASGIGSAISGVFEGIGLPVIVSGFLLASVLRIAQGSATVALITSAGLIEPALTEAGVEGIARAAVVAALAAGSVGYSHVNDSGFWLVSRFFELDVKTTLKTWTVLETLVALVAFAIACGVYALAI
- a CDS encoding gluconokinase; its protein translation is MSDRVTGPIVVMGVSGCGKTTIGEMLAERTGLTYIDGDALHPQDNIDKMAEGVPLVDSDRWPWLERVGQELDADTIIGCSALKRIYRELIRRKAGDVVFVYLRGARETLIDRMEHRDRHFMPVDLLDSQLATLEEPGADERAVTVDIELSPDQIIDRVVAALT
- a CDS encoding type II toxin-antitoxin system RatA family toxin, translated to MPKHSETRKLPYTADQMYALVADVESYPGFIPWIGAARITSRRDEGETEVLEADLVISFKVFRERFRSRVVLDPAKKQIDTSYLDGPFHHMESIWQFRDADGGCEVQFDVDFAFKSRILGSAASMFFNDAMQRIVRAFEREAAKRYG
- the hpt gene encoding hypoxanthine phosphoribosyltransferase, which translates into the protein MTQDDYTVSEMISAKSIAARIEALAREIETHFASTEKLVVVGLLRGSFVFIADLVRELKLPVEVDFLEASSYGNAMESSREVRVLKDLSGAIEGRDVLVVEDIVDTGHTLNHVLGMLRRRGPARLETIALLDKPSRREVDIRATWIGFDIPDEFVVGYGIDYAQRNRNLPFIGKVSHK